A genomic stretch from Pomacea canaliculata isolate SZHN2017 linkage group LG2, ASM307304v1, whole genome shotgun sequence includes:
- the LOC112558355 gene encoding uncharacterized protein LOC112558355: MDFVVFEVHIQHMEEKERGSVTSDTQAANRPDEAEQTCDHVVDDQMRRNISNMDINEQTSHPNISSPTATESDDMNREVESERTNSCVDSNFTTTKLGATDEDVETASIEEAAKVTETPSQVQNDDGRLEENTSVTENPALVLNDDGQLEENTIVTDTPVQVLNGNGRIEETETPARVLSGNGQLEENTSVTENPAQVLNSNGRLEGTETPVQVLNDDGRLEENTIVTETPVQVLSGNGQLEENTSVTETPAQMPHSNGRLEGTETPVQVLNDDGQLEENTNVTETRVQVLSGNGLLEETETPAQVLEDNGQLKEKTSVTETSVQVHNGNVSLKENTIVTKTPVQVLDGNGRRKENASVTEKGVEKRHNSSKTHLFPSPSGSGNSKNTEKGLKKVVKKRSPESSSSTKPEETKGRESDEDNKHLAASVLAVWSQNLPPEKEDQCIFQKPDTRSRMQKLLARRRGEKEKKPVKRATTASEPTMISQLDVRLQALDQAINRDFHDDLLMARQMTMPRLFQRSPKLQARWKVMHDVRMLQDILVSMRCARERREEEKRKEREREALQTAEGAQDEPTADDSQDKEDTQTPESSKESPENSSPDITIAVIHAEDPPTPGDEGSAHTGDEPGAGPAALDVPKEGQKTVALSTSQVKIATSRVESRSRLERSYTTVPFQLPPSTSFAGRRQPPSSQQQTTTGRLRRTITSLSMSRGRRSSATRVSPAMMCRIQDAEKIYGGQ; the protein is encoded by the exons ATGGACTTCGTTGTCTTTGAAGTCCACATTCAACACatggaagagaaggaaagaggttCTGTAACAAGCGACACACAAGCAGCCAACAGACCTGATGAAGCCGAGCAGACATGTGATCATGTGGTGGATGACCAGATGAGAAGAAACATCAGCAACATGGACATAAACGAGCAGACATCTCATCCTAACATCAGCAGTCCAACAGCAACGGAAAGTGACGACATGAACAGAGAAGTGGAGAGTGAACGAACGAATAGTTGTGTAGATAGTAACTTCACTACAACCAAACTAGGTGCAACAGATGAAGATGTTGAAACAGCAAGCATTGAGGAAGCTGCAAAGGTGACTGAAACACCTTCCCAGGTGCAAAATGATGATGGCCGACTCGAAGAGAACACCAGTGTGACTGAAAATCCTGCCCTGGTGCTAAATGATGATGGCCAACTGGAAGAGAACACCATTGTGACTGACACACCTGTGCAGGTGCTCAATGGTAATGGTCGAATCGAAGAGACCGAAACACCTGCACGGGTGCTCAGTGGTAATGGCCAACTGGAAGAGAACACCAGTGTGACCGAAAATCCTGCACAGGTGCTTAATAGCAATGGCCGACTCGAAGGGACCGAAACACCTGTACAGGTACTGAATGATGATGGTCGACTGGAAGAGAACACCATTGTGACTGAAACACCTGTCCAGGTGCTCAGTGGTAATGGCCAACTGGAAGAGAACACCAGTGTGACCGAAACGCCTGCACAGATGCCTCATAGTAATGGCCGACTGGAAGGGACCGAAACACCTGTCCAGGTGCTAAATGATGATGGCCAACTCGAAGAGAACACCAATGTGACCGAAACACGTGTCCAGGTGCTCAGTGGTAATGGTCTACTCGAAGAGACCGAAACACCTGCCCAGGTGCTAGAAGATAATGGCCAACTCAAAGAAAAAACCAGTGTGACTGAAACATCTGTCCAGGTGCACAATGGTAATGTCTCACTGAAGGAGAACACTATTGTGACCAAAACACCTGTCCAGGTGCTTGATGGCAATGGCCGACGCAAAGAGAACGCCAGTGTGACCGAGAAAGGTGTGGAGAAAAGACATAACAGCAGCAAGACACATTTGTTCCCTTCTCCCTCCGGAAGTGGAAACTCTAAGAATACTGAAAAGGGCCTAAAGAAAGTGGTGAAAAAG AGGTCCCCcgagagcagcagcagcaccaaaCCGGAGGAGACGAAGGGCCGTGAATCCGACGAAGACAACAAACACCTCGCAGCCTCAGTGCTAGCAGTCTGGTCCCAGAACCTGCCACCCGAGAAAGAAGACCAATGCATATTTCAGAAACCAGACACACGTTCAAGAATGCAAAAACTTTTGGCACGAAGAcgaggagaaaaagagaaaaaaccgGTTAAACGGGCGACGACGGCAAGCGAGCCGACAATGA TCTCGCAGCTGGACGTACGACTGCAGGCTCTGGACCAGGCCATTAACCGCGATTTCCATGACGACCTCCTCATGGCCCGACAGATGACGATGCCCAGGTTGTTCCAGCGGTCACCCAAGCTACAGGCGCGCTGGAAGGTGATGCATGACGTGAGGATGTTACAGGATATCCTGGTCAGCATGCGCTGTGCACGTGAGCGgcgagaagaagaaaag agaaaagaaagagagcggGAAGCACTTCAAACTGCCGAAGGAGCACAGGACGAACCCACAGCTGACGACTCGCAGGACAAAGAAGACACCCAAACACCCGAGTCTTCAAAGGAATCACCAGAGAACTCTTCTCCTGACATCACGATAGCGGTGATACACGCCGAAGACCCGCCTACACCAGGTGACGAGGGCTCTGCTCATACAGGAGACGAGCCTGGCGCAGGACCGGCTGCCCTGGATGTGCCCAAGGAAGGACAGAAGACCGTTGCTCTGTCTACGTCCCAAGTCAAAATTGCAACCAGTCGCGTGGAATCTCGTAGTCGCCTTGAAAGAAGTTACACGACAGTGCCCTTCCAGCTACCCCCAAGTACATCGTTTGCCGGCAGACGACAACCACCATCATCccagcaacaaacaacaactggTCGGTTGCGGCGGACCATCACTTCACTGTCCATGTCACGTGGCCGACGTTCCTCTGCAACCAGAGTGTCCCCGGCCATGATGTGTCGCATCCAGGATGCGGAGAAGATTTATGGCGGTCAGTGA